From a single Sinomonas atrocyanea genomic region:
- a CDS encoding P-II family nitrogen regulator: MKLITAIVRPEKLDSIREGLEAYGVQGLTVSAASGYGRQRGYTEVYRGAEYSVDLVPKVRIEVLATDDQTDDILDVLITTSNTGRAGDGKVWTVDVHEAIRVRTGERGAAAI, translated from the coding sequence GTGAAGCTCATCACCGCGATCGTCCGCCCCGAGAAGCTCGACTCCATCCGTGAGGGGCTCGAGGCCTACGGGGTCCAGGGCCTCACGGTCAGCGCGGCCAGTGGCTACGGCCGCCAGCGCGGGTACACGGAGGTGTACCGCGGCGCCGAGTACAGCGTGGACCTGGTCCCGAAGGTCAGGATCGAGGTGCTCGCCACCGACGACCAGACGGACGACATCCTCGACGTGCTGATCACCACCTCGAACACCGGCCGTGCAGGGGACGGCAAGGTGTGGACGGTGGACGTGCACGAGGCGATCCGCGTCCGGACGGGGGAGCGCGGGGCGGCGGCGATCTAG
- the thiC gene encoding phosphomethylpyrimidine synthase ThiC: MSTSEMEQHPAHSLAFLTDDEHGIRVPVTEIALDDSPGGEANGPLRVYRTSGPGSDPVVGLPAYRAEWVAERGDVEPYAGRERNLLDDGRSAVRRGEASAEWKGARPVPLRAKPGRRVTQMHYARAGVVTEEMRFVALRENCDVELVRSEVAAGRAIIPSNINHPESEPMIIGKAFLVKINANIGNSAVTSSIAEEVDKLQWATKWGADTVMDLSTGDDIHTTREWIIRNSPVPIGTVPIYQALEKVNGDASKLTWEIFRDTVIEQCEQGVDYMTIHAGVLLRYVPLTAERVTGIVSRGGSIMAGWCLAHHEENFLYTHFDELCEIFAQYDVAFSLGDGLRPGSTADANDAAQFAELDTLAELTKRAWEYDVQVMVEGPGHIPFHLVRENIERQQELCDGAPFYTLGPLVTDIAPGYDHITSAIGATEIARYGTAMLCYVTPKEHLGLPNKDDVKTGVITYKIAAHAADLAKGHPGAHERDDALSKARFEFRWKDQFSLSLDPATAEAFHDETLPAEPAKTAHFCSMCGPKFCSMRISQDIRNEFGSKEAQEAIAGMREKSQEFLAAGGKVYLPETIAVGSPE; this comes from the coding sequence ATGAGCACATCTGAAATGGAACAGCACCCCGCCCACTCGCTCGCGTTCCTCACCGACGACGAGCACGGCATCCGTGTGCCCGTCACCGAGATCGCACTCGACGATTCCCCGGGCGGCGAGGCGAACGGGCCGCTGCGGGTCTACCGGACGTCGGGCCCGGGCAGCGACCCCGTCGTGGGCCTTCCGGCGTACCGGGCCGAGTGGGTCGCCGAGCGGGGTGACGTCGAGCCGTACGCAGGCCGCGAGCGGAACCTGCTCGACGACGGCCGCTCCGCGGTGCGGCGCGGCGAGGCCTCGGCCGAGTGGAAGGGCGCCAGGCCCGTGCCGCTGCGGGCCAAGCCCGGCCGGCGCGTCACGCAGATGCACTACGCGCGGGCCGGCGTCGTGACCGAAGAGATGCGCTTCGTGGCGCTGCGGGAGAACTGCGACGTCGAGCTGGTGCGCTCCGAGGTCGCGGCGGGCCGCGCGATCATCCCGAGCAACATCAACCACCCCGAGTCGGAGCCGATGATCATCGGCAAGGCGTTCCTCGTCAAGATCAACGCCAACATCGGCAACTCGGCGGTCACGTCCTCGATCGCCGAGGAGGTCGACAAGCTCCAGTGGGCCACCAAGTGGGGCGCCGACACGGTCATGGACCTCTCCACCGGCGACGACATCCACACCACCCGCGAGTGGATCATCCGCAACTCCCCCGTGCCGATCGGCACGGTGCCGATCTACCAGGCCCTCGAGAAGGTCAACGGCGACGCGTCCAAGCTCACGTGGGAGATCTTCCGCGACACCGTGATCGAGCAGTGCGAGCAGGGCGTGGACTACATGACCATCCACGCCGGCGTGCTCCTGCGCTACGTCCCGCTCACCGCCGAGCGGGTCACGGGCATCGTCTCCCGCGGCGGATCGATCATGGCCGGCTGGTGCCTCGCCCACCACGAGGAGAACTTCCTCTACACGCACTTCGACGAGCTCTGCGAGATCTTCGCGCAGTACGACGTCGCGTTCTCGCTCGGCGACGGCCTGCGCCCGGGCTCGACGGCGGACGCGAACGACGCCGCGCAGTTCGCCGAGCTGGATACGCTCGCCGAGCTGACCAAGCGCGCGTGGGAGTACGACGTGCAGGTCATGGTCGAGGGGCCGGGGCACATCCCGTTCCACCTCGTGCGCGAGAACATCGAGCGGCAGCAGGAGCTGTGCGACGGCGCGCCGTTCTACACGCTCGGCCCGCTCGTGACCGACATCGCGCCGGGCTACGACCACATCACCTCGGCGATCGGCGCCACCGAGATCGCCCGGTACGGCACGGCGATGCTGTGCTACGTGACGCCCAAGGAGCACCTCGGGCTGCCGAACAAGGACGATGTGAAGACCGGCGTGATCACCTACAAGATCGCCGCCCACGCGGCCGACCTCGCGAAGGGCCACCCCGGCGCGCACGAGCGCGACGACGCCCTGTCCAAGGCACGGTTCGAGTTCCGCTGGAAGGACCAGTTCTCGCTCTCGCTCGACCCCGCCACGGCCGAGGCCTTCCACGACGAGACGCTCCCGGCCGAGCCCGCGAAGACCGCGCACTTCTGCTCGATGTGCGGGCCGAAGTTCTGCTCGATGCGCATCTCCCAGGACATCCGCAACGAGTTCGGCTCGAAGGAGGCCCAGGAGGCCATCGCGGGCATGCGGGAGAAGAGCCAGGAGTTCCTCGCCGCTGGCGGAAAGGTCTACCTGCCGGAAACGATCGCGGTGGGCTCGCCGGAGTAG
- a CDS encoding ammonium transporter, whose product MNAGDTAWVLVSAALVLLMSPGLAIFYGGMTRVKSMLNMMMMSFGALALVGVLWVLFGYSIAFGTDAGDGLFGNPLEDFGLHNLLATGSSMPLVGTIPEIVFVGFQGVIATVTVALVSGAIADRAKFGSWMVFAGAFAVLVYFPVAHWVFDSKKDAHGTFIGGWLNHLGLIDFAGGTAVEVLAGAAGLALALVLGKRVGFGKDPEHRPHNLPLVMLGCGLLWFGWFGFNAGSALAANGEAGFAWINTLVAPCAAILSWLVVEKVRDGHATSFGAASGAVAGLVAITPSCATIDPAWAIVLGILAGAVCALAVGLKYRFGYDDSLDVVGVHLVGGIIGTLFIGLAADPAAPVPGRGLFYGGGLALLGTQALGTGAVLGYSFIVALGLGLAIKAVMGFRVARDVEETGVDLVIHAETAYSSPSATGGGFHPLGVRHTVETLLEQHLERRLGQAAADGAHGQREEVLAGASPTGTVGS is encoded by the coding sequence ATGAACGCTGGCGACACCGCCTGGGTCCTCGTCTCGGCAGCCCTCGTCCTCCTCATGTCACCCGGCCTGGCCATCTTCTACGGGGGCATGACCCGCGTGAAGTCCATGCTCAACATGATGATGATGAGCTTCGGGGCCCTCGCCCTGGTCGGTGTCCTCTGGGTGCTGTTCGGCTACTCGATCGCCTTCGGGACCGACGCGGGGGACGGCCTGTTCGGCAACCCCCTCGAGGACTTCGGCCTCCACAACCTGCTCGCCACCGGTTCCTCGATGCCGCTCGTCGGCACGATCCCCGAGATCGTCTTCGTGGGATTCCAGGGCGTCATCGCCACCGTGACCGTGGCCCTCGTCTCCGGCGCGATCGCCGACCGGGCCAAGTTCGGCTCCTGGATGGTCTTCGCCGGCGCGTTCGCCGTGCTCGTGTACTTCCCCGTGGCGCACTGGGTCTTCGACTCGAAGAAGGACGCGCACGGGACCTTCATCGGCGGCTGGCTCAACCACCTCGGCCTCATCGACTTCGCCGGCGGCACCGCCGTCGAGGTCCTCGCCGGCGCCGCGGGCCTGGCCCTCGCCCTCGTGCTCGGCAAGCGCGTCGGGTTCGGCAAGGACCCCGAGCACCGCCCCCACAACCTCCCGCTCGTGATGCTCGGCTGCGGCCTGCTCTGGTTCGGCTGGTTCGGCTTCAACGCCGGCTCCGCGCTGGCTGCCAACGGCGAGGCCGGCTTCGCCTGGATCAACACGCTCGTCGCCCCGTGCGCCGCCATCCTCTCCTGGCTCGTGGTCGAGAAGGTCCGCGACGGCCACGCGACCTCGTTCGGTGCCGCCTCCGGCGCGGTCGCCGGGCTCGTGGCCATCACGCCGTCCTGCGCCACCATCGACCCGGCCTGGGCGATCGTCCTCGGCATCCTCGCCGGCGCCGTGTGCGCCCTGGCCGTGGGCCTGAAGTACCGCTTCGGCTACGACGACTCGCTCGATGTGGTGGGCGTCCACCTCGTCGGCGGCATCATCGGCACCCTCTTCATCGGCCTCGCCGCCGACCCGGCCGCCCCTGTGCCCGGCCGGGGCCTGTTCTACGGCGGCGGCCTCGCCCTGCTGGGCACCCAGGCCCTCGGCACCGGCGCCGTACTGGGCTACTCCTTCATCGTGGCCCTCGGGCTGGGCCTCGCGATCAAGGCCGTGATGGGCTTCCGGGTTGCGAGGGACGTCGAGGAGACCGGCGTGGACCTCGTCATCCACGCCGAGACCGCCTACTCGTCGCCGTCCGCCACGGGCGGCGGGTTCCACCCGCTCGGCGTCCGGCACACCGTCGAGACCCTGCTCGAGCAGCACCTCGAGCGGCGCCTCGGCCAGGCCGCTGCGGACGGCGCGCACGGCCAGCGCGAGGAGGTGCTGGCCGGGGCATCGCCAACCGGTACTGTGGGCTCGTGA
- a CDS encoding MFS transporter, with protein MPRTSPRTPVPRDVWVLVAAAFVIAVGFGLVAPVLPQLATSFGVGATAASVIVSAFALARLVLAPTAGALVDRLGERPVYVTGLLLVAASSAACAFAPDYWTLLAVRGLGGIGSTMFTISASGLIVRLAPPDARGRVSGLYAASFLLGNIAGPVIGGLLASFGLRVPFLVYAGALVVAAAVVHSFLGRRSAAPAHTGAAARPQLLLADALAHAPYRAAVGSNFANGWAALGIRMALVPLFATAALGAGPQAAGLALALYAGGTAAALTFSGRLVDRWGRRPVAVVGLVGTALPTAFLGMSGSEPVFLALSVAAGFGAGFLGPSLQATVADTIGSGRSGGRPLAVFQMASDVGSILGPLAAGALADGIGYGWAFAVSGACLLAAVPLWATRTPASAPAAGPVEGGVECGVEGGSEDVAAERPEAP; from the coding sequence ATGCCCCGCACTTCCCCGCGGACGCCGGTGCCCCGCGACGTCTGGGTCCTCGTCGCCGCCGCGTTCGTCATCGCCGTCGGCTTCGGGCTGGTGGCCCCCGTCCTGCCGCAGCTGGCCACGAGCTTCGGCGTCGGGGCGACGGCGGCCTCCGTGATCGTGAGCGCCTTCGCGCTCGCGCGGCTCGTCCTCGCGCCCACCGCGGGCGCCCTCGTCGACAGGCTCGGCGAGCGGCCCGTCTACGTCACGGGCCTGCTCCTCGTCGCGGCCTCGAGCGCGGCGTGCGCGTTCGCCCCCGACTACTGGACCCTGCTGGCCGTGCGCGGGCTGGGCGGCATCGGCTCGACGATGTTCACGATCTCCGCCTCGGGGCTGATCGTGCGCCTCGCGCCGCCCGACGCCCGGGGCAGGGTCTCGGGCCTGTACGCGGCGTCCTTCCTCCTGGGCAACATCGCCGGACCGGTGATTGGCGGACTCCTGGCGTCCTTCGGGCTGCGCGTGCCGTTCCTCGTCTACGCGGGGGCCCTCGTGGTTGCGGCGGCCGTGGTGCACTCGTTCCTCGGGCGCCGCTCTGCCGCGCCCGCGCACACGGGGGCGGCAGCCCGGCCGCAGCTCCTGCTGGCCGACGCGCTCGCGCATGCGCCCTACCGGGCGGCCGTGGGCTCGAACTTCGCCAACGGGTGGGCTGCCCTCGGGATCAGGATGGCCCTCGTGCCCCTCTTCGCCACGGCAGCCCTCGGCGCGGGCCCCCAGGCGGCCGGGCTCGCGCTGGCCCTCTACGCCGGTGGCACCGCGGCGGCGCTCACCTTCTCGGGGCGCCTCGTGGACCGGTGGGGCCGACGTCCCGTGGCCGTGGTCGGACTCGTGGGCACAGCGCTGCCGACGGCGTTCCTCGGCATGAGCGGTTCAGAGCCGGTGTTCCTCGCGCTCTCTGTCGCCGCCGGCTTCGGCGCGGGGTTCCTGGGCCCGTCGCTGCAGGCAACGGTGGCGGACACCATCGGCTCAGGCCGCAGCGGCGGACGCCCGCTGGCCGTGTTCCAGATGGCCTCCGATGTGGGCAGCATCCTCGGCCCGCTGGCCGCCGGCGCGCTGGCGGACGGCATCGGGTACGGGTGGGCGTTCGCCGTCTCGGGTGCGTGCCTGCTCGCCGCGGTGCCGCTGTGGGCCACGCGCACGCCGGCCAGCGCCCCTGCGGCCGGGCCAGTGGAGGGCGGCGTGGAATGTGGTGTGGAAGGCGGCTCCGAGGACGTGGCGGCGGAGCGTCCCGAAGCCCCCTGA
- a CDS encoding P-II family nitrogen regulator, producing MKLITAIVRPEKLDSIREHLEAEGVQGLTVSAASGYGRQRGYVQVYRGAEYSVDLIPKVRVEVLATDKHADEILETIVVAASTGSQGDGKVWVVEVQDAVRVRTGERGDSAI from the coding sequence GTGAAGCTCATCACCGCCATCGTCCGGCCCGAGAAGCTCGATTCCATCCGCGAGCACCTCGAGGCCGAGGGAGTCCAGGGCCTGACCGTCAGCGCCGCAAGCGGCTACGGCCGCCAGCGCGGCTACGTCCAGGTGTACCGGGGTGCCGAGTACAGCGTGGACCTCATTCCCAAGGTCCGCGTCGAGGTGCTCGCGACCGACAAGCACGCGGACGAGATCCTCGAGACGATTGTCGTCGCCGCCTCGACGGGCTCCCAGGGCGACGGCAAGGTCTGGGTCGTCGAGGTCCAGGATGCGGTGCGGGTGCGGACGGGGGAGCGCGGGGACTCCGCGATCTGA
- the ffh gene encoding signal recognition particle protein, translating into MFNSLSDRLTATFKNLRGKGRLSEADVDATVREIRRALLDADVAVPVVRDFAARIRERALGAEVSGALNPSQQVVKIVNEELQAILGGETRRLRLAKNPPTVIMLAGLQGAGKTTLAGKLGKWLKGQGHSPILVAADLQRPNAVTQLEVVAQRAGVAVYAPHPGIQSEFEAPTGDPVAVARDGVAEARAKLHDVVIVDTAGRLGLDAELMRQAADIRAAVNPDEVLFVIDAMIGQDAVNTAKAFEEGVDFTGVVLSKLDGDARGGAALSVASVTGRPVMFASTGEGLDDFELFHPDRMASRILDMGDVLTLIEQAEKSWDKDEAARMAKKFADQEDFTLEDFLAQMQQIRKMGSMKKMLMMMPGAAQFRQQLEQFDEREIDRVEAIVRSMTPHERLAPKIINGSRRARIARGSGVHVSEVNGLLERFGQAQKMMRKMAAGGGIPGMPGMPGPGGFGGSKKGPAKGKKKAKSGNPAKAAQERREAEARRAAGASKAFSGQGSAFGAQQGDEFDPSALNLPKGFEKYLGK; encoded by the coding sequence GTGTTCAACTCCCTCTCGGACCGTCTCACTGCGACGTTCAAGAATCTCCGCGGCAAGGGCCGCCTGAGCGAGGCGGACGTCGACGCCACCGTCCGCGAGATCCGCCGCGCCCTCCTCGACGCGGACGTCGCCGTCCCGGTGGTGCGCGACTTCGCGGCGCGGATCCGCGAGCGCGCGCTCGGCGCCGAGGTCTCGGGTGCCCTCAACCCGAGCCAGCAGGTCGTCAAGATCGTCAACGAGGAGCTCCAGGCGATCCTCGGCGGCGAGACGCGCCGCCTGCGCCTGGCGAAGAACCCGCCGACCGTGATCATGCTCGCGGGCCTGCAGGGCGCGGGCAAGACCACGCTGGCCGGCAAGCTCGGCAAGTGGCTCAAGGGCCAGGGCCACTCGCCGATCCTCGTCGCCGCCGACCTCCAGCGCCCCAACGCCGTCACCCAGCTCGAGGTGGTGGCCCAGCGCGCCGGTGTGGCCGTCTACGCCCCGCACCCGGGCATCCAGTCCGAGTTCGAGGCACCCACGGGCGACCCGGTCGCCGTCGCCCGTGACGGCGTGGCCGAGGCCCGCGCCAAGCTGCACGACGTGGTGATCGTGGACACCGCCGGCCGGCTCGGCCTGGATGCCGAGCTCATGCGCCAGGCCGCGGACATCCGCGCCGCGGTCAACCCGGACGAGGTCCTGTTCGTCATCGACGCGATGATCGGCCAGGACGCGGTCAACACCGCCAAGGCCTTCGAGGAGGGCGTCGACTTCACCGGCGTTGTGCTCTCGAAGCTCGACGGCGATGCGCGCGGCGGCGCGGCCCTGTCCGTCGCGTCCGTGACCGGCCGCCCCGTCATGTTCGCCTCCACCGGCGAGGGCCTGGACGACTTCGAGCTGTTCCACCCGGACCGCATGGCCTCCCGCATCCTCGACATGGGCGACGTCCTGACGCTCATCGAGCAGGCCGAGAAGAGCTGGGACAAGGACGAGGCCGCCCGGATGGCGAAGAAGTTCGCCGACCAGGAGGACTTCACCCTCGAGGACTTCCTCGCCCAGATGCAGCAGATCCGCAAGATGGGCTCGATGAAGAAGATGCTCATGATGATGCCGGGTGCCGCCCAGTTCCGGCAGCAGCTCGAGCAGTTCGACGAGCGCGAGATCGACCGCGTCGAGGCGATCGTCCGCTCGATGACCCCGCACGAGCGCCTCGCGCCCAAGATCATCAACGGCTCCCGCCGCGCCCGCATCGCCCGCGGCTCGGGCGTGCACGTCTCCGAGGTCAACGGCCTGCTGGAGCGCTTCGGCCAGGCCCAGAAGATGATGCGCAAGATGGCTGCCGGCGGCGGCATCCCCGGGATGCCGGGCATGCCCGGCCCGGGCGGCTTCGGCGGCTCCAAGAAGGGGCCCGCCAAGGGCAAGAAGAAGGCGAAGTCGGGCAACCCGGCCAAGGCCGCGCAGGAGCGCCGCGAGGCGGAGGCCCGCCGGGCCGCCGGCGCCTCGAAGGCGTTCAGCGGCCAGGGCTCGGCGTTTGGCGCCCAGCAGGGCGACGAGTTCGACCCGTCCGCCCTCAACCTGCCCAAGGGCTTCGAGAAGTACCTCGGCAAGTAG
- a CDS encoding ammonium transporter translates to MTPTLSAGDTAWVLASAALVLLMTPGLAFFYGGMTRAKSVLNMMMMSFGAIALVGVLWTLIGYSMSFGTDWFGGLVGNFDKFALHGILATGNGMQLAGTIPELAFVGFQGVFAIITVALISGSIADRAKFGAWMVFAFFFSILVYFPVAHWVFDANKDANGNFIGGWLNGLGVIDFAGGTAVHINAGAAGLALALILGRRNGFGKDPNHRPHNLPFVMLGAGLLWFGWFGFNAGSALGANGVAAFAWINTLVAPCAAVLGWLVVEKLRDGHATSLGAASGAVAGLVAITPACAAVSPLWAIVLGVLAGAVCALAVGLKYRFGYDDSLDVVGVHLVGGIIGTLFIGLAANPGAPSGGQGLFYGGGFELLGKQALGAGTVLVYSFALSLAIGWIISKTMGFRVSSEAEEAGVDIALHAETAYSGNSMGGSSGSAFHPLGSKGEAEVAAFNADDLLTEAARKKVQA, encoded by the coding sequence ATGACCCCCACCCTCAGCGCGGGAGACACCGCCTGGGTGCTCGCCTCGGCAGCGCTCGTGCTGCTCATGACGCCCGGGCTCGCGTTCTTCTACGGCGGCATGACTCGCGCCAAGTCGGTCCTGAACATGATGATGATGAGCTTCGGCGCGATCGCCCTCGTGGGCGTGCTCTGGACCCTCATCGGCTACTCGATGTCCTTCGGCACCGACTGGTTCGGTGGCCTCGTCGGCAACTTCGACAAGTTCGCCCTCCACGGCATCCTCGCCACGGGCAACGGCATGCAGCTCGCCGGAACCATCCCCGAGCTCGCCTTCGTCGGCTTCCAGGGCGTGTTCGCGATCATCACGGTCGCGCTCATCTCCGGCTCGATCGCCGACCGCGCCAAGTTCGGCGCCTGGATGGTCTTCGCGTTCTTCTTCTCGATCCTCGTCTACTTCCCGGTCGCCCACTGGGTCTTCGACGCGAACAAGGACGCCAACGGCAACTTCATCGGCGGCTGGCTCAACGGCCTCGGCGTGATCGACTTCGCCGGCGGCACCGCGGTCCACATCAACGCCGGCGCCGCGGGCCTGGCCCTCGCGCTCATCCTCGGCCGCCGCAACGGATTCGGCAAGGACCCCAACCACCGCCCCCACAACCTGCCGTTCGTCATGCTCGGCGCGGGCCTGCTGTGGTTCGGCTGGTTCGGCTTCAACGCTGGCTCGGCCCTCGGCGCCAACGGCGTGGCCGCGTTCGCCTGGATCAACACCCTCGTCGCCCCGTGCGCCGCGGTCCTCGGCTGGCTCGTGGTCGAGAAGCTGCGCGACGGCCACGCGACCTCGCTCGGCGCCGCCTCGGGTGCCGTGGCCGGGCTCGTCGCTATCACCCCGGCCTGTGCCGCGGTCTCGCCGCTGTGGGCGATCGTCCTCGGCGTCCTCGCCGGTGCGGTCTGCGCCCTGGCCGTGGGCCTGAAGTACCGCTTCGGCTACGACGACTCGCTCGACGTGGTGGGCGTCCACCTCGTCGGCGGCATCATCGGCACCCTCTTCATCGGCCTCGCGGCCAACCCCGGCGCGCCCTCGGGCGGCCAGGGCCTCTTCTACGGCGGCGGCTTCGAGCTCCTGGGCAAGCAGGCCCTCGGCGCCGGCACGGTCCTCGTGTACTCGTTCGCCCTCTCGCTCGCCATCGGCTGGATCATCAGCAAGACCATGGGCTTCCGGGTCTCGAGCGAGGCCGAGGAGGCCGGCGTCGACATCGCCCTGCACGCCGAGACGGCGTACTCCGGCAACAGCATGGGCGGCTCGTCGGGTTCGGCGTTCCACCCGCTCGGGTCCAAGGGCGAGGCAGAGGTCGCGGCGTTCAACGCGGACGACCTGCTCACTGAGGCAGCACGGAAGAAGGTCCAGGCGTGA
- a CDS encoding glucose-6-phosphate dehydrogenase, which yields MLGLVTSTRETAPSVRSLLILGASGDLTGRLLFPGLARLLATGRHAGLTVVGAGAEDWGAEQWSQRVHDATEAALADATDAGRAELERIRRDSVYVQLDVTAPGELAREIAALPGPVAVYFALPPAVSQKACGLLGPADLPEGTRLVLEKPFGSSEASAAALNETLGRLVPESQIHRVDHFLGKGTVLNILGLRFANNFLEPVWNRDHIEKVEIFFDEDLALEGRAGYYDRAGALRDMIQSHLLQVLAVLAMDAPARLDERDVRDRISTVLRSARVPEPFTESTRRARYTAGSIGDRHVPDYTAEPGVDPSRGTETLAEITVMLASWRWAGVPFILRSGKALGARRKEAVVTFRPVPHLPEGFRGVDEPNRLRIGFGPDVLQLDVDVNGPGDVLTLNRVTLDADLGEADLLPYGEVLEGVLDGDPLLSVRADTAESCWRIVEPVLEAWAAGEVPLQTYAAGSRGPADWATSAAGEDGAGPS from the coding sequence ATGCTAGGCCTCGTGACGTCGACTCGTGAGACCGCCCCGTCCGTGCGCAGCCTGCTCATCCTCGGCGCCTCCGGGGACCTGACCGGCCGCCTCCTCTTCCCCGGCCTCGCCCGGCTCCTCGCGACCGGGCGGCACGCCGGGCTCACCGTGGTGGGCGCCGGTGCCGAGGACTGGGGCGCCGAGCAGTGGAGCCAGCGCGTGCACGACGCCACCGAGGCGGCCCTGGCGGACGCCACCGACGCCGGCCGCGCCGAGCTCGAACGGATCCGCCGCGACTCCGTCTACGTCCAGCTCGACGTCACGGCGCCCGGGGAGCTCGCGCGCGAGATCGCCGCGCTCCCGGGGCCCGTCGCCGTCTACTTCGCGCTGCCCCCGGCCGTGAGCCAGAAGGCCTGCGGCCTGCTCGGGCCTGCCGACCTGCCCGAGGGCACCCGGCTCGTGCTCGAGAAGCCGTTCGGCTCCTCCGAGGCCTCGGCGGCCGCCCTGAACGAGACCCTGGGCCGGCTGGTCCCGGAGAGCCAGATCCACCGCGTGGACCACTTCCTCGGCAAGGGCACCGTCCTGAACATCCTCGGCCTGCGCTTCGCCAACAACTTCCTCGAGCCCGTGTGGAACCGCGACCACATCGAGAAGGTGGAGATCTTCTTCGACGAGGACCTCGCGCTCGAGGGACGGGCCGGGTACTACGACCGCGCCGGCGCCCTGCGGGACATGATCCAGAGCCATCTCCTGCAGGTCCTGGCCGTGCTCGCGATGGACGCGCCGGCCCGCCTCGACGAGCGCGACGTGCGGGACCGCATCAGCACCGTGCTCCGCTCCGCCCGGGTCCCCGAGCCGTTCACCGAGTCGACGCGCCGGGCCCGGTACACGGCCGGGAGCATCGGGGACCGCCACGTCCCCGACTACACGGCCGAGCCGGGGGTGGACCCGTCCCGCGGCACCGAGACGCTGGCCGAGATCACGGTCATGCTGGCGAGCTGGCGGTGGGCCGGCGTGCCGTTCATCCTCCGCTCCGGCAAGGCCCTCGGCGCCCGGCGCAAGGAAGCCGTGGTGACCTTCCGCCCGGTCCCGCACCTGCCCGAGGGCTTCCGCGGCGTGGACGAGCCGAACCGGCTCCGGATCGGCTTCGGCCCCGATGTGCTCCAGCTCGACGTCGACGTCAACGGTCCCGGGGACGTGCTCACCCTGAACCGCGTGACGCTGGACGCCGACCTCGGCGAGGCGGACCTGCTCCCCTACGGCGAGGTGCTGGAGGGCGTGCTCGACGGCGACCCGCTCCTGTCGGTGCGCGCCGACACGGCCGAGAGCTGCTGGCGGATCGTCGAGCCCGTGCTGGAGGCGTGGGCCGCCGGCGAGGTCCCCCTCCAGACCTACGCCGCGGGCAGCAGGGGCCCGGCGGACTGGGCCACCTCGGCCGCCGGAGAGGACGGCGCCGGGCCGTCCTGA